TCGGGTGCGAAAATTGATCCATCAGTGCCAAATCAAGattcaaaagagaaaattcaattgaaaatttgtagaaCTTGCATATGCTCCTATATACTAGCATCACTTAATGTGTTGGATTTTCCATAATAATTCATGCAAGCATTTGTAGATCTTGTACTGTGTGCAGCATGCATACACCAATAATAACCTAATCAAAGCTGAAATACCAAATCTTGTCCTCATGCATGTCACATGTGCATCAGTGCATGGATCATCAATTTATAGTCTTCATCTCCATGTCAATCAAATTTAGGCGAGCCCACAGGACATGACAGTCCTGGCTTGCGTTGCAATGGGCTCGCTCTGTCCAAACCTGGCTCCATGTATGTACTTCTTTTATGTGGGAGATTGGAACTCCTAACATGTCCATTATATGGGCCTGGGGCAAAATGATGTAAAATAGctttcatgtttattgtttcttactcaaatccaaaacaaacaaccaatCCCACCCtcaaaaggtaaaaataaaaaatataatgagacTCACATGTTCTAAGAGTATCATTCATGGAGCTGCTTCGTGTATATAAGTGAAAACTCCAGTTAACGAGTACCCTTAAAGTAACCATTAATcaactattttaaaaaacattttatgagaatggttgacataaaaaaaaaggtacccTTGCCTCTTTGTTGTTAATAGTTTTTCCCTTCACCCAAAAACAAGGTTCACAGAAGATAAAAGCTTGacatattaaaaatgaaaaagtctACATCTATACGAACTGTTATACAGTAGtctactttttttatataaaaaatgattaagatTTGTATTGATATAAGCCCAAATTATACAAGCATGGGGACCAACCCGTCTCAATCCTAACACAAAACCCAGTTGGGAATAAATGAGATGGGAATGGGCCCTTTAGAAGGGGAAAACCCTTAATGTCAAAGCCCAATTGGTTGAAAAAGTCCTTGGGTGTCAAGATTCGGCCCAAGTGGGTCTAGCCCAAGACCACATCAACGTGGTGACCCCGCTTCAAACATACTGAGCAGCACTCTTCTTGCACTGATTGGAGCAAATTGATATCTTGGATGATTGATTGAATTTACGAGTGGGAAAATGAGTCTGGGTTTATTAGGATGACATTGACATCAATAGTGATATTTTGATGATATCTTCGATGATTGATTTAATCCTCCCATAGGAGGAAAAGTCTGGGTTAAAGATGGCATACATTCTTGCAGTCTCCTTCAAACATTACTGCTTGCAGGTTTCCCAACTTTTGTCATTGCATTTGCATGTAAGCAAGCTTTGACCTCTGGCCAAATAAACCAAGTCCCAATAAACTTTTATAGTGGTGGTTGCCATGAGAGATAgaggttttattattatttttggctcaaatatagtttttttttttttttaagttgtggttataaatttataatgggTTAAAGGAATTTAAAGTTTTGAATTCTAAACATCTTTGATAGAAATACAGAAAAGGAAGAAGTGTCAGTTGAATAACAAAACTTTTAGTTACCAAATCTACTGTTAGCTACTAGAatcataattataattttatttttgggaccAGGAATACATTACCAGTGAGTACACTCTCTTTTCCACAACTAGAACTGCATTTAAAAAGATTCACGGGAGACTATAGGGATTGAGTGTGACCACATTGgataaaaagaaattgtaattaataatatttaataggGCAGCCCATGCTGTATTGTTGTTAATTTGGCTGGCTGGCTGCttttctttcaagaaaatattattcTTATGATCTTATCACACAAAAGCCAAAGGTGGAAAATGGgagatagagaaagaaagaaaatgggtggagagagaaaagaaattaaataaaatccaTGTTTAATGCCAATTGTTTCCTatgcattaaaattttaaattgttaacATTCACAATGACATTACCTAGTATACTTTAACTTTACTAGCTATAGTCACCGTTAAGACTTAAGAGACAAAGATCCCGTTCAAATCCCTTACAATTTGATctaatctattttttaaatattaaattgatgACCTTATAATCTACTAATATTTCTCTTAATTCAACACACTATAAATGTGAGatttgtaagaattttttttaaaaaataaatatgatataatttcaatttatagtATTCAATACATGATAAAGATTGCAAGGTGGAagtctttctattttctatactttataaaaataaaagaacatatAAAAAACTTGTTGCAATTGGTTCCAAGGTCAATGTAGGTGgttaacacaaaaaataaaatatcatcaGCCACCTCTTGACTAGTTGTACTCTAAAATAATACTAGTTTTTGTACATGTGCGAAAATTATAAGTTGAAacaatgttataaaaaaataaaaaaattggatctTATCAAACTGTTATATACGTATCACGTGTCGTGTTTATGTCATATTCAGTGTCACATTCAAAGAACCACCAGAAAAGTCACCAGCCACAAGACAAACTTGGAAGATTCTGCACCAAGCCTTTTACTGTGGCCCAAATATACTCAATGATCCTACAAAGATTGGTGTTGCCCAGAGCTCACTTTAACTCCATGAAAGCACAgctattttgactttttttttttactactcgAAAATCTTTATGTGTTAAGCCTCTCCCTACCTTCTGTGGATCCCACCGTGGAgaacaatttcttaatttcccTGGTGAGATggactaaaaaaattaaagattcaACGATGACGTCCACAATTTGGAATAGAAGTAATGAACTATAGACGGAGCTTCTTCGACCGTTCGACGTAGTTATTATGCACGTAAAAAGTTGATATCATGAATtgacttttcatataaattaaaGAACTTATTAAAAAcgtgaaaataaaacaaacattttgAAGGGCAAATTACACTTTTCCTttcagaaaagagaaaagaattaattaattaccattTAGCCCTTTAAGTTTCACCAAATTATTAGTATATATACATAGTAATAATTTGGAAATCAACCTAAGCTTTCATCGTGCAATTGACACTGCATTTGTGGGTAAAATTGGATGAGTCGTAAGCAAAGTATTCAATAGCACGGGGAGGTCATTGCAGGaattcaaatattaaagaacaaagtttctctttaaattaatttggagagaaattcTTCAAactctttatatattattatattaagtgtgaattttgaaaatctaattgttaaaTGGAAAATTCTTATTAAGTGGATGAAATTtgatcttcttaaaattttacaagcatgaagaatataataagaatgaaatttgaataataaaataacatccaatttgaatgaaatttgatatgcatattaaaaatataattaaggcACAtaaaattcaatggttagattttataaattcacaccaaaaaaagagatatataaaaagtttgaaCAATTTTCTTCAATCTAGCTAGTTTGGAACTAAACTTTGTTTGATTCGAATTCCTACTAATGACTTAAAAGGGCTTAAAGGATTGTTTGAGGTTCTGCCAGTGAAGACGGATGCGGATTGGGTGCTAGAGCAACTCAAATGAAGTCTTGATGCTTTTTTGGCTGTTTATAGGGAAACAAATTGAAACTTTGCTAAGTGTACAAGAACAAAAATTGTAGTTTGaactattttgaaaatgtaGTATTCTACATCTCTTTCTCATAAACGTAAATCTTATTTACATGATACACATGTAAGACACAACTTTATGTAAGAAGAATGCATAACAAATTGCGTAATACTTTAGTAAATACAAGACTTGAGCATGCTATATATTGATTACTTCCTCGAACTAATTATCAATATTATATTACGGCCAAAATGGGGTTTTACCCCTTTCTCACAAACTTTCCAATAAAATGTCTCATGTCTGAAATTATTTAGAtatgtccctgttttgaaactcaacttttagaaaatcgaatttcaaatgtaaaactcgatttttggacaattgaGTTATAGCAAAATTGAActtaggaaataaaaaaatttaagtttcagttccctataactcgattgtccaaaaatcgagttttaaattgaaacttgatttttagaaaatcgagtttcaaaaaatgtgcatttccctaaatagtttcagacagAAGGCATTTTACTAAAAAGTTTTGCCGAAATGGGCAAATGCCTATTTTGGCCTATACATTACCGAATTTACGAGTTTGTAGTCTGGCCTAGTAAGAAATGGGAAAGCCAATTTGGattgtcttctttctttttctttttttcttttttgagaaaagtcttcttctttttatatcccATCAAGATAAGATATATAAAGACTAACACTCCTTCCTTATTTGATTTTACTTAGAACAAAGACCAACGCTTCAATTATTTACATCCCGCTTAGTTATCTATGCATGTGAACATTATTATAGAAAGCCAAGCCCCTTTTGATGTGGCTTTTATTTTCAAGCCGTGCCAATCTTTATTACTTCATAAATGTCCCCACATTACCAAAAAGTCAGTGATATGATCAATTGAATCTAAATTTGAAAATGGTACATATATAAAAGCATAAATTCCTAATTTTGTTTTCACTAAATCCTTTCATTCTGTGGACAATGTTCATGCATCACGTTTGGCCCAGCCCGTGGAGCTATGGAGAATTAGTGTGCAAGACGCACGTGACACATAAGATCTCTCATGTGAAAATGCCGCAGGCCCTTacaaatggagagagagagagagagatttcattATTGCAACAATGGAGAAagtttggtcaaaatttgtatAAGATATATGATTGGTTTTGAGTCCAAAGTTGAATCAAGCAACGCACGAAGTTTTCATGCAAGCCGAAATAAGTTTGatcatataattaaatcaatAGCATCTTTTGAATATTTTCGTGTTCTCATGCAACTAGAAAATAGTTGCATcacaaaattcaataatatttacttttaattttaaggTTGGAATTGTATCTAGTACATCAATTGCACTAGGCACATTAGAATGCAAACACATGATCAAATTTAAACGCATGTTCATATCTCAACGTATCTAGTGTGCTAATACATTGAACACAAGCCGTGTCCTTAATTTTATTCCCTGGATTGACTCAGACAATAAGACCAAGTTCTCGCTCAACTTTGAAATGTTGCATTCTTGAATGCTAAGTACTAACATTCATTTTGGTGTTACTTCAAAAGAttagagggaagaagaagatgtgGTATGACATTTATAGCAATATAATCACATGATTCAGTTTGTTTCTTTCCTGAATTAACACAGACAAACTACTTACTTCAAGATGATAAAGCCTCTTGTCTATTACTTGTCCAAAGCAATTCAAGTCTTTAACGAACGACAAGTTGTTGATATAAAAGGTGGAAGAAAATGATAATGCAGAAGTGACATATATCCACCAAGTTTTATTAGGCATTACATATACATAGACATTAAAATCATCGGTGTTTTAAGGATTCAACTTGAGCCTTGCCACACGGACCATTTGTCCTAATGTAAAGTCTGTATTCATCATATGTCATTGGCTGATAAAGTGCCGGACGGTCCTTGGTCACAAGCTCCTTGATTGGTTGAATTAGTAAATCACTCTTTGGGTTATAAAATAAGGCAAGTGAAACACGATCTTTCACTGCATTCACAATCACCCGATGTTCCACGCTCTTGTAAATTGCATTGCTCAGTACCTAAATAGACATCAAATAGAACCTTCAAGTAACAATAATGATTTGCATTGTCCTATTTtgattttccataaaaaaatccaacttcTTAACAAACAAAGTTATAATTTATAAGGGACcacccataaataaaaaataataaaaaaaagttataggaGGACCAGCTCCTGGTGGCTTGAACTAGATGAAAAAGAGTAACTTATACATTCAATAAATGCATCGTCTCTTTCATAATGTATGGATTCTATGCAAATGTGTAGCTAATACACTGTTAGAGGAATAATGGATATAAGAAGATCTAAGATGACTATTATTTGGGAAATTGTTCcgtgatttaaaaaatatcacTTAATAGTCTATTAAGAAAAATCAGattctttcttagttttaaactcaaataaatttaccataaaatgaattttcacttccaataaaaaaaatattaagttaagAAGTTCTACTGAATTTCTTCATTGATTTTTCAAAGCAGACAATAAACCCCAAAATAGATTAGTGAACAACAAAAatggaatatttttttatgaataataacaataataataaaagtagagagagagagagagagagagagagagagagatagaccTGAATTTGATCCCCTACGTTGACAATGAAGGCATTTGGAACAGGCTTAACAGTAACCCATTCATTGCCTTTACGAACTTGGAGTCCAGACACATTCTCATCAGGCAGGAGAAGGGTCATGCCACCAGGATCAGAGTGTGGTGATAGACCAAGAGTAAGGTCTGGTTGTGGACACCTAGGGTAAAAGTTCACCCTCAAGCATGCACCAATGTCCTGAGTACCTCCAAAAGCATTCTGAAGATGATCCTGCCCCAATCCAAGATTTATCGATAAAACCTTCATCAACTTTTCACATAGCTTTACCGTTTCTTCACCATATGCCGCTATCAATTTCCTATATAAATCCAACATTATAAACAAATTAGGTTATGTTTTCAAAACTATTCTATTTTACTTGACTCATAAGCTTTCTTTGAGGCAATCCTCATCGATTAGGGTTGCTTTTGTTTCCTTTTACTCAATTAATCATGGTTtatataattgtaaaataaCTTGTGGAAAATATATACAAATGTAATATTTcctttcaatattttctttccatATAAATAAAACGAAATCATATACTATTTGTTAGTACATACAATCTTAAtgattctataaaaaaaaaaattatgaaattttttaagttccAACTTAgttggaaggatggaaaataaaAGGATCaagaataaatataaattttctttgtttcttttaaaagaaaagtaagAAGATGAAAGATATAGTTCGTATAAATTTAATCAGAGAGAGttaaaatatgacaaaaataatagtTGGCTAAtagaaaaaattcataaaagtAACATGCAAGGGCAACTTTTCATCCAAAAATTgttcttttatcttttcttgttaaccaaacaaattcaaaatttttcattctccCTATTTTGCCTCAACCAAACGGAAACTTAAATCTACAGATTTAAGATCAGTAATTTAGTCATATTATCACATAATATTTTAGAATTCGTACTTGAAAGTACCGGTCAATGAttgaaacccaaaataaaattcccGTCCGCATTCTTTGAAGGTCAACAAGGTGGTTATGCCtattttctcaaccaaaaaaaaatggtggttATGCTTATGCCTATACACCTTCATACACGGCATAGGATAATTGGTTATAAGTACTAATAAAGTTTTCAGGCTGTATTATTTACAACCAGTGCCCTCAAGGGCCTGTGTCAACCTTCACGAATATGATTGTactataaacatatatattttttattttaatactatACTTTTGGTCATCAGttagcaaataaaaaataaatgaagttaCAATAGTGGCCATGCGATTTTGGTATTTGATTTAgtggaaattttattttattttttataacttttttggGTTTACAAGGGGGCTTATGCCAAACTATACCAAAATTCCAATTACAATTGGCAGCCGAAAGATGAACAAACTTATTATTGGTAATTCAGAATTTCTAAGAACAATTGtttagggagaaaaaaaaatgtagttccTTTTGAACGTCATAATTAATCAAGTTGGCACAGGGCTATAGACATATAATATACACCatactaattttttaatacaaaataaaagaaagagcaTTCCAAAATTCACCTTATTGAATCTAAATAATAAGATATTCGTACTATTTTAATAGCaacttcattaataataataaaatcattgtATACTGTACACCATACCAAGTTATCATAGCCTTATTCATATCTTTTTGGACCTATAAATTTATcatgaacaaaaatatataatactaaGGGCTCGTTTGGAtgaggaagaataaaaaaaaataaaaaaaataaaactaaaaataaattaattttaaattaattctaccCTACTATTCTCCCTCCTCAACCGGACTATATGCACTGAGACGCCAAAACGAAATTTTAGGACAATAATTTACAGGTATGCAGAAAAGTCCTTGGCTACTACTGCTCttaaaaaagtaatgcaatGAGAAACATGTTTTTAacgagaaaataaaaatatgatgactcattcaaacaaacaaacaaaaccaaacgTACCTGCATGATTGTGGTACCGCTGGCCACTTGCTCTGGTTTCTCAATGAGGCAGGCATATAGTGGAGGAAGAAATAGTCACTCCAATCAAGTTTTGCTCCTTTGTCCACACCCAAACGACTACCATACCCTTCATACGTACTTGGAGAGTTTGCATATTTTTGTTTCAAATCAAGTGGTTGATCAAAGAACTCACGCCAAGTCTCTCTAGCTTGTTTCATCAACTCATGGCTAACACCATGGTTCACAACTTGGAAGAAACCCCACTCTTTACAAGCACTTGATATGAGACTTAGAGTATCATATTGGAGGGTTTGGTTGTTGGAGAGTAGGTTTTGGAGATCAATGACTGGGATGTTAATATGAGTGTCGTCTAAGTTTTTTGGTGAAGGCCTATCTGTGGCGGGTTTGATGTAGCGGTCTGGGATTTTTGTTAGACCACTCTCTGATAAGGCTTGGACTCGGACCACTGGTTCAGGCCAACTTTGAAGGTGATTCATTGTTTTGGCTTCtttttgaagataatgaaaaagtggGTTTAATGTTTTGGGTGAGTGTGTGAGAGAGTCTGAGAATGTATGTGgtatatataagtataaagATTGGAAGAAGATGGAGGAGCTCATTTCGGCGCCGTGAAAAACTTAAATTGCtcatttctaaatttaaaatcatttaagaaaaaaaaattcttaaaaaaaaaaagatccaccCATATTTTTACGATACTCTTACAATAAGTCGTAAACAGTAAATTGCtcatttctaaatttaaaatcatttaagaaaaaaaaattcttaaaaaaaaaaaaaatccacccaTATTTTTACGATACTCTTACAATaagtcataaataataaattgttattggttttaatttttctaacactaaaattatttatttacctATTAATAATGATCAAAAAAGTGGTAgaatatattgtaaaaatattataaatataatatttttcttatttttatgaagcaaaatttttaataaataataagtgctaaattttttttctatttgtgtTTCTACTTTTCTACCCTTTGGTGTGAATGGGATGTGATATGTTATTTATGTATTTGTAGTGAACGGAGGTTAGGTTCCATTTCTTCACAAAAAATAGTTGGGCTCCACTCATTATTGGCTGAACTGGTGGGTTGGTCCAATTGTGCGAGGGCACTTTGCACTAGTCTGAGCCAAAAAAAGTTGCCGTTGACTCTACTACTTATTAGACATGTGGTCTAAGATGTTTGAGAAATTCTATCCATGTGCGTTTTATGAGAGACAGTGAAGTTACCTTTTTACAAAACACGTGTCAGTTTTGGTTTAGTCATACTAAAATATAATCTAAATTGATTAATGAATGTTTTAAgaaaattagtttaaaaaataattttagaacatttttatggtaaaagaaaaaatcaataaattttttttataggtttttatattttccattaaagtagtattaaaatttttttttctaaatttattcattaataAATACCTTAAAGGCATCGATTACcatagtattttttattattatttaagaatgAGCATAAATATTaagatttgtaatatttaatgtGAATTTATTAATTCCAAATGGAAATGATCTTTTTTCGATTATTACAAAATTCTACCAAatccttcaaagaaaaaaaaggtgtgAATAATATATACTTTACTCGATTTCCTAATTAAATAAAGAAGCATGATTACCTTAACATATCACGTCAAATCAtgcaaaaatatgaatttattgtGTTAGTAACTTAATTTggcttcatttttttattgcacATGCATAATGATTTCCTCTTTGATAGAAAGTCATAAtggtttcaattttcaaatcaataaaaaatttgctgCATGATATTTCACATTTTGTTCTTACcaaagaaagataaattaaTTGGCCGAAAATGGAGCAGGAATATCACAGTGTTAGCGTCAGTTATGTACACGGAATTCCTATATATGTCAATGTAATTATGTTTAGGAGATTACCGTCATATAAATATTGAGCCTaaatatttgaataataatGTCAACATAATCATGTTTACGCTCTATTTGTTTAAAGAATATTTTCCGCATTTTCCAGTGGTTGATTGATTGGAAAGCTTGGGTCAACAAAACAATAGCATCAGCAGGAGATAATTTCTCAAATTAGGAGATTCTTGTTCTCCCAAAACATGTAGCCTGATTTTTCACTGAACTTGAATgtattttttcttcttgcttccgttttttttttttttttttcctcttcatttTGGTTTTATCATGGGTGGCCACAAAGTTCCATAACACTAAttatatatgcttttttttttttttttggttggggttTCACTTTTGCCACAAGTGAGTCATTGGATATTAACTTTCAAATTTACCTAAATCCTACACTACCTTGTTTGGCTAAATTAGGTCACATGCATGGTATCTTCATGATTAAAGCAACAATTCTTTTTCAGTAAAACTAGTACACAATAAATGCATATCGAAGAAAAGTGGAAGAGAAGTGTACCGAACCTATAATTCTATTTGTTCCAAATTTTTCCAAACAGCTATTTGCGAGGTACataatataattgtatgagaTAAAGATTGACAAATACTTCTCTCTAACCAGCATCCTATTTACCTTTCTATCTTGTTTGGTAAAACATGCTTCGGTCACGTGGGATGTTCAGAAACCAAACTCATACGTCATTacattcatattcatattcatattcatcttcttctttttctttttaaatctaGACGACAAGTAATTATCCACCATGAATTCTATTTGTCTAATTGTGTAAGGAAAATATCGAATTGCATGGTGGATTTGGCCACTCTCAACaagaataacaaaaaatgaGTGTTGTGATTTCAATTGGAATAGAAGTTgagaatatattatttatatgattCTATTGATTGGACAACACTCATattgtatatgatttataagGATTTAGGGTTCTACTTTTTGTCACCATGATTAAAAAGACAAGAAATTCCTTTAACTTGagcatttttacaaattttgtttcattttaaatGTTCTGATCAAACCCAAGTGGAGGGAGAAGAacaaaagtgtttttttttttttttgagaaacacacacataataCTCCAAAatacatttaaattttatttattattattattagcatTTCAAACTCAtcctatttttttggttaatctCATCTAAGTCTCATGGAATATTAATGTCCTCCGCAACCCAACTACAAACTATTTACTGatcacaaaatatttttgaacGAGTAATGCTACATACACAAAGAATTTTACATCAATTAAGTTGACAAATTTTATTAGTTCTCATTTTAGCCCGCAAATAACATTACATGTTTATATACAATTAACCATATCAAtaagtgcaattttttttttttttgataggagtgtaaatttttttatgtccatacacttttttctttttgaatatgACAAAGTAGAAATGTCATCACATAtcacatgtaaaaaaaaaaaataaataaataaagcaggAAAAGAAGTGTCTTGAAATATTTCCACAACCTATATATTCTATCTGTTTGGTTAATCTCATCTAAGAGTCATGTGATGTCCTCCACAAACTTGACACTACATTATCTTatatattagcaaaaaaaatacattatcttatatatttactatttttcatactttttccCTGCTcacttaaaaattttttttttggaagatcGAAATGAAAcgacaaaaaataaatcaaaattttaacttttttattgtaAATGAACCACTATAAttgtattctttttctttttaaggataCAGACAACTTTTATTCATGACGCAAAAGATAAACTAGTACATTAGTTGCCAGTTGGTGCAGTGATCAAATGTGGGTTAATTCCAACCCAACATTAATTTTCAGTCTGCAACATTAACTGCATGTTTTGCTAAAGTATTTCATATGCATATTAGCATTTCTTGTTACAGAGACATTCAATGGACCCAAATCACATGGATGTCTTCTACTGTGTCCAAATAATTCTAAAAtcgttcatcaaaaaaaaaaaaaaaaaaatctaaaatcacACCCGGCCGTACTTTAATGTGACGGACtgaccacttttttttttttttttgctctcgCGCATATCTTCAAGGCTTTCAACTAGAGACTAATCACTGTTTACGCTGGATGGGCCTACAAATGGGTAAAGCGCTGGTCTaggaaattcttttcaaagtgcAGGTAGCAGAACTCGAACTGAGAGCACATCCAGTCGAACTCAGTATAAGCACCTTGAGACCGAGAGCCCAACTAACTCTACCAACCCCCTGAGTTACGGACCACTTATGTTTTACGATTGAGTACCGTATCAACCATATAGAATAATTACGAGAAAAGGTATGAGAAAAAATATGATCTTAGAATTATTGCTAAGTGTTACCATGAGGTCATTGAGGAAAAATTGTTAAGTTCACTAGGAAGATTGTTAAAGTGGTTATTCTaaccaataaaatgatatagtttaTATAAGTGTATGAGTCAACTTTTtaattagtataaaaaataaataatatatatatatatatatatatcactaagTGATATTATATTTGCATAAATAGTATCAGTTAATTTGTTAGAAAGAGCGCCTTAACAATCTTTCAATGAATAATAAAGACAAATGGTCCTAGCTTGCTGAGAATTGGGTACCACCTCTGCTCTTTTATTAGTTAGAAAGACCACCTTAACAATCTTTCCAATGGATAATAAAGACAAATGGTCCTGTATCTCGCAGAGAATTGGGTACCACCTCTGCTCTGCATCCCCGTCAAATATCACTCTTCTGCATCCCATTACTTTAAGAAAGACAAATGGTCCTGAAATGGTAGAGAAACTTCCTTTTTTGTTCGTTTGAAATAAGTGTCCATCATAATTACATGCTCGAATTGTTGATCACCACACAAAAAACTGCAATAGACAATTAATACTTTTGTATGAATTGCATTTCAAAACCAGCTTAATGTGGCTATCACCCCCCACTAATTAAATCACTACACGAATTTTAAGTGCATGTGATGTCCTTTCGTATTTATGAAAGGTTGCTTGTCACGAAAATGAATTACTAATAAAGGAGGTTCGACGTGAACACCAGGACTTAATTATTGAGTCCATTCTTAGTTActattaaattatgaaaaatgcgATGTTCTTAGGgtattagttaataatttatttaaagaaaatttttatataaaaaaaaattaatgttttgacagtttttttcatttttcataattgtGGTGTtgaaacttttctaaaatggattgttaaccaattcCCTAAGGGCACTCATGAGCATGACCCTTAAATTacttaaattattaatattgtcttaggtaacaaaaaaaaaaaaaaaaaattccttctaAGTTTTGATGGCGTGCTTGcatagagaaaaaagagaggaaatgaGATG
This genomic stretch from Castanea sativa cultivar Marrone di Chiusa Pesio chromosome 9, ASM4071231v1 harbors:
- the LOC142611405 gene encoding jasmonate-induced oxygenase 3-like codes for the protein MNHLQSWPEPVVRVQALSESGLTKIPDRYIKPATDRPSPKNLDDTHINIPVIDLQNLLSNNQTLQYDTLSLISSACKEWGFFQVVNHGVSHELMKQARETWREFFDQPLDLKQKYANSPSTYEGYGSRLGVDKGAKLDWSDYFFLHYMPASLRNQSKWPAVPQSCRKLIAAYGEETVKLCEKLMKVLSINLGLGQDHLQNAFGGTQDIGACLRVNFYPRCPQPDLTLGLSPHSDPGGMTLLLPDENVSGLQVRKGNEWVTVKPVPNAFIVNVGDQIQVLSNAIYKSVEHRVIVNAVKDRVSLALFYNPKSDLLIQPIKELVTKDRPALYQPMTYDEYRLYIRTNGPCGKAQVESLKHR